In the Acidobacteriota bacterium genome, ACCTCATCCGCGCCACCTCCCCGCTTCGGACCGCCGGGACGGCGGCGGGGCTACTTCTCCCCGCCGAGGATGATGGGGAGCCCCGTCTTGGGGTTGCCGATGACGACGATCTTGGTGTTGGGGCTCTGGGCCAGTTTCTCCGTGGCCTCGATGCCCTTCCACTCCAGGAGCTGGGCCGAGA is a window encoding:
- a CDS encoding prohibitin family protein, which codes for RREQEAEQMKFVLQKESQEAERKRIEAQGIADFQRIVAQGISAQLLEWKGIEATEKLAQSPNTKIVVIGNPKTGLPIILGGEK